One part of the Arabidopsis thaliana chromosome 4, partial sequence genome encodes these proteins:
- a CDS encoding Homeodomain-like superfamily protein (Homeodomain-like superfamily protein; CONTAINS InterPro DOMAIN/s: SANT, DNA-binding (InterPro:IPR001005), Homeodomain-like (InterPro:IPR009057), Myb, DNA-binding (InterPro:IPR014778), HTH transcriptional regulator, Myb-type, DNA-binding (InterPro:IPR017930), Myb-like DNA-binding domain, SHAQKYF class (InterPro:IPR006447); BEST Arabidopsis thaliana protein match is: Homeodomain-like superfamily protein (TAIR:AT1G01520.1); Has 1285 Blast hits to 1273 proteins in 111 species: Archae - 0; Bacteria - 0; Metazoa - 56; Fungi - 0; Plants - 1033; Viruses - 0; Other Eukaryotes - 196 (source: NCBI BLink).): MVSVNPRPKGFPVFDSSNMSLPSSDGFGSIPATGRTSTVSFSEDPTTKIRKPYTIKKSRENWTDQEHDKFLEALHLFDRDWKKIEAFVGSKTVVQIRSHAQKYFLKVQKSGANEHLPPPRPKRKASHPYPIKAPKNVAYTSLPSSSTLPLLEPGYLYSSDSKSLMGNQAVCASTSSSWNHESTNLPKPVIEEEPGVSATAPLPNNRCRQEDTERVRAVTKPNNEESCEKPHRVMPNFAEVYSFIGSVFDPNTSGHLQRLKQMDPINMETVLLLMQNLSVNLTSPEFAEQRRLISSYSAKALK, from the exons ATGGTGTCCGTAAACCCTAGACCTAAGGGTTTTCCAGTTTTCGATTCCTCGAATATGAGTTTACCAAGCTCCGATGGATTTGGTTCGATTCCGGCCACGGGACGGACCAGTACGGTGTCGTTTTCTGAGGATCCGACGACGAAGATTCGGAAGCCGTACACAATCAAGAAGTCGAGAGAGAATTGGACAGATCAAGAGCACGATAAATTTCTAGAAGCTCTTCACTT ATTCGATAGGGATTGGAAGAAAATAGAAGCCTTTGTTGGATCAAAAACAGTAGTTCAG ATACGAAGCCACGCTCAGAAATACTTTCTCAAAGTTCAGAAGAGTGGTGCTAACGAACATCTTCCACCTCCTCGACCTAAGAGGAAAGCGAGTCATCCTTATCCTATAAAGGCTCCTAAAAATG TTGCTTATACCTCTCTCCCGTCTTCGAGTACATTACCGTTGCTTGAGCCTGGTTATTTGTATAGCTCTGATTCGAAGTCATTGATGGGAAACCAGGCTGTTTGTGCATCTACCTCTTCTTCGTGGAATCATGAATCGACAAATCTGCCAAAACCGGTGATTGAAG AGGAACCGGGAGTCTCGGCCACGGCTCCTCTCCCAAATAATCGCTGCAGACAGGAAGATACAGAGAGGGTACGAGCAGTGACAAAGCCAAATAACGAAGAAAGTTGTGAAAAGCCACATAGAG TGATGCCGAATTTTGCTGAAGTTTACAGCTTCATTGGAAGTGTCTTCGATCCCAACACATCAGGCCACCTCCAGAGATTAAAGCAGATGGATCCAATAAATATGGAAACG GTTCTTTTACTGATGCAAAACCTGTCTGTAAATCTGACAAGTCCCGAGTTTGCAGAGCAA AGGAGGTTGATATCATCATACAGCGCTAAAGCTTTGAAATAG
- a CDS encoding Homeodomain-like superfamily protein (Homeodomain-like superfamily protein; CONTAINS InterPro DOMAIN/s: SANT, DNA-binding (InterPro:IPR001005), Homeodomain-like (InterPro:IPR009057), Myb, DNA-binding (InterPro:IPR014778), HTH transcriptional regulator, Myb-type, DNA-binding (InterPro:IPR017930), Myb-like DNA-binding domain, SHAQKYF class (InterPro:IPR006447); BEST Arabidopsis thaliana protein match is: Homeodomain-like superfamily protein (TAIR:AT1G01520.1); Has 35333 Blast hits to 34131 proteins in 2444 species: Archae - 798; Bacteria - 22429; Metazoa - 974; Fungi - 991; Plants - 531; Viruses - 0; Other Eukaryotes - 9610 (source: NCBI BLink).) → MVSVNPRPKGFPVFDSSNMSLPSSDGFGSIPATGRTSTVSFSEDPTTKIRKPYTIKKSRENWTDQEHDKFLEALHLFDRDWKKIEAFVGSKTVVQIRSHAQKYFLKVQKSGANEHLPPPRPKRKASHPYPIKAPKNVAYTSLPSSSTLPLLEPGYLYSSDSKSLMGNQAVCASTSSSWNHESTNLPKPVIEVEEPGVSATAPLPNNRCRQEDTERVRAVTKPNNEESCEKPHRVMPNFAEVYSFIGSVFDPNTSGHLQRLKQMDPINMETVLLLMQNLSVNLTSPEFAEQRRLISSYSAKALK, encoded by the exons ATGGTGTCCGTAAACCCTAGACCTAAGGGTTTTCCAGTTTTCGATTCCTCGAATATGAGTTTACCAAGCTCCGATGGATTTGGTTCGATTCCGGCCACGGGACGGACCAGTACGGTGTCGTTTTCTGAGGATCCGACGACGAAGATTCGGAAGCCGTACACAATCAAGAAGTCGAGAGAGAATTGGACAGATCAAGAGCACGATAAATTTCTAGAAGCTCTTCACTT ATTCGATAGGGATTGGAAGAAAATAGAAGCCTTTGTTGGATCAAAAACAGTAGTTCAG ATACGAAGCCACGCTCAGAAATACTTTCTCAAAGTTCAGAAGAGTGGTGCTAACGAACATCTTCCACCTCCTCGACCTAAGAGGAAAGCGAGTCATCCTTATCCTATAAAGGCTCCTAAAAATG TTGCTTATACCTCTCTCCCGTCTTCGAGTACATTACCGTTGCTTGAGCCTGGTTATTTGTATAGCTCTGATTCGAAGTCATTGATGGGAAACCAGGCTGTTTGTGCATCTACCTCTTCTTCGTGGAATCATGAATCGACAAATCTGCCAAAACCGGTGATTGAAG TAGAGGAACCGGGAGTCTCGGCCACGGCTCCTCTCCCAAATAATCGCTGCAGACAGGAAGATACAGAGAGGGTACGAGCAGTGACAAAGCCAAATAACGAAGAAAGTTGTGAAAAGCCACATAGAG TGATGCCGAATTTTGCTGAAGTTTACAGCTTCATTGGAAGTGTCTTCGATCCCAACACATCAGGCCACCTCCAGAGATTAAAGCAGATGGATCCAATAAATATGGAAACG GTTCTTTTACTGATGCAAAACCTGTCTGTAAATCTGACAAGTCCCGAGTTTGCAGAGCAA AGGAGGTTGATATCATCATACAGCGCTAAAGCTTTGAAATAG